From one Populus alba chromosome 17, ASM523922v2, whole genome shotgun sequence genomic stretch:
- the LOC118049568 gene encoding uncharacterized protein, with protein sequence MKNVASIKRMEPKFVLLSALDYQFILFYMVKSFIRAHLEDLANKDAVKKANTAEMLLTLADLAPEPSKNMTKGSDNSRKTRKKSKLKKHKNQGKAMDEGAGGSQEHLPLDKENAEKVCHSIASDGGCSDFGIVVSTSTEDLKQMEDEHRSKIGSKVPQKSFLKEEDSGKSPSGSGIFGVVLTNDIGENNCFLNVIIQCLWNIQLVRNELCSITDSGHEHFGDPCIVCELAEIFGELSEASTRTRREIVSTTSLRLAISKCFAHRDSFQEGQMNDADEVLQNILVILHQSFTSCPAPDASSESEKSKRVDCQQWTSHKCLAHRLFGMDIYGYCDSCGLEWRHQTFSDFSHYICSSQLREKKAIFAISFPFF encoded by the exons ATGAAGAATGTTGCTAGCATAAAGAGGATGGAGCcgaaatttgtgttgctatctGCTCTTGACTATCAATTCATTTTGTTCTATATGGTGAAGTCATTTATACGG GCACATCTTGAGGATCTTGCTAACAAAGATGCTGTGAAAAAGGCCAATACTGCAGAAATGCTTTTAACATTGGCTGATCTAGCTCCTGAACCCAGCAAGAATATGACCAAAGGAAGTGATAATTCGAGAAAAACACGAAAGAAATCTAAACTTAAAAAGCACAAAAATCAAGGGAAGGCCATGGATGAG GGAGCTGGTGGAAGCCAGGAACACCTTCCTCTGGACAAGGAAAATGCAGAAAAAGT CTGCCATTCTATTGCATCTGATGGTGGTTGTTCAGATTTTGGCATTGTTGTTTCCACGAGCACAGAAGATTTGAAACAAATGGAAGACGAACATAGAAGCAAGATTGGTTCTAAGGTGCCTCAGAAATCATTCTTGAAAGAGGAAGACTCTGGGAAATCACCGAGTGGCTCTGGCATATTTGGTGTTGTACTGACAAATGATATTGGTGAAAATAATTGCTTTCTAAACGTGATCATACAG TGCTTATGGAATATACAACTGGTTCGGAATGAGTTGTGCAGCATAACAGATTCAGGACATGAGCATTTTGGAGATCCCTGCATTGTTTGTGAACTAGCTGAGATATTTGGTGAACTAAGTGAGGCATCTACTCGTACTAGGAGAGAAATTGTATCTACAACCTCCTTAAGACTTGCCATAAGCAAATGCTTCGCTCATAGGGATAGCTTTCAGGAG GGACAAATGAACGATGCGGACGAGGTTCTGCAAAATATTCTAGTTATTCTTCATCAGTCCTTTACCAGTTGCCCAGCCCCAGATGCCTCATCTGAATCAGAGAAAAGCAAGCGGGTAGACTGTCAGCAGTGGACAAGCCATAAATGTTTAGCTCATAGACTCTTTGGTATGGACATTTATGGGTATTGTGACAGCTGTGGTCTGGAGTGGAGGCATCAGACGTTTTCTGATTTTTCTCACTATATATGTTCAAGTCAGCTTAGAGAAAAAAAGGCAATATTTgctatttcttttcctttcttttga
- the LOC118049550 gene encoding uncharacterized protein produces the protein MGKTKKPSSAAPRPKQAQTTARPLQSTVDDFSSEIIRSACEQALRDVSSNPQKSLKRIKDLISKHPNSAAVHHTQSFVHFKIYSQTSSSFSTLKQKYLNNAADSAKKSLSLFPNSITLNYLNARIFIKMAKYSSDYQRIIDHCWKALKALPSGLGPGEDIIASQPEMGGKSQESRIQRLKQVLLDVMDKAKIESLLIGKDVSEKMKESACLRIKARFPKDEELPCKYERNEKRKFIKKEIKFLRDCEKRVCAGFVVKDPQSILNKVKVDTSNITIVSNYWKEMSCEETRGLLQVSIDEITGYYKKHDRLVADYLLEAVDFARKTNKWKCLKCFCCALFFFDWKELRSHVFLKHLGGLSEQQMELVPFGLEDSYVEEIENGVWKPVDVDNMAQELSTLRHCKNDVYQEKCKIYSDQKKWMFCDDAQRQELLKKIHRLLKLFLKNQCLAPRILSWMWDYTIQELEESMELGFKDLVPILEQTQTPLCICFLWLEQLEVVFDFLEELSNDCDLEDNISDDGGDSKEEFCDYEPIHFNSDSSCLILDKKFIRSMLDAGEHSNIVADEGTAVIPFVDDPEKDIQFDRYRFVNWLFVSDKIQELLNSWINLRKLDKELAGMVFQFVDTDLSLLKYFCERKCRLLEYQETFTDVENICLEEYKRREEISEYKEQNFASLLVERQDELVDAQSDIIGDEHACILNVLRFAQYVGHKKFGLDETLISTYTQFPDLECHEDKANRDILVDVCVKEAIKMEKQNVVREVDCKFAIIAQLY, from the coding sequence ATGGGAAAGACGAAGAAACCCTCCTCCGCTGCTCCCCGCCCCAAACAAGCACAAACCACCGCCAGACCTCTTCAATCCACCGTCGATGATTTTTCTTCGGAAATCATAAGATCAGCGTGCGAACAAGCATTAAGGGATGTGAGTAGCAACCCTCAAAAATCCCTAAAGAGAATCAAAGACTTGATTTCCAAACACCCAAACTCCGCCGCCGTCCACCACACCCAGTCCTTTGTCCATTTCAAAATCTACTCTCAAACTTCGAGTTCCTTCTCCACTCTTAAACAGAAATACCTCAACAACGCCGCTGATTCAGCCAAGAAATCCCTATCTCTGTTTCCCAACTCAATCACTCTCAATTATCTAAATGCTCGGATTTTCATTAAAATGGCTAAATATTCTAGTGACTATCAAAGAATAATCGATCACTGCTGGAAAGCGTTAAAGGCGCTCCCCTCAGGCTTGGGTCCAGGCGAAGACATTATAGCTTCCCAACCAGAAATGGGAGGAAAGAGCCAAGAATCAAGAATTCAGAGACTGAAACAAGTATTACTCGACGTGATGGATAAAGCCAAGATTGAGTCGTTATTGATCGGTAAAGATGTGAGCGAAAAGATGAAGGAGAGTGCCTGTCTTAGGATTAAGGCCAGGTTTCCGAAAGATGAGGAGTTGCCTTGTAAATATgaaagaaatgagaaaaggaaattcattaaaaaagaaattaagttcTTGAGGGATTGCGAAAAAAGGGTTTGTGCTGGTTTTGTTGTTAAAGATCCCCAAAGCATTCTGAACAAAGTAAAGGTGGATACCAGCAACATAACCATTGTTTCGAACTACTGGAAGGAAATGAGTTGTGAAGAGACAAGAGGATTACTACAAGTGAGTATTGATGAGATTACTGGCTATTACAAGAAGCATGATCGATTAGTGGCGGACTATTTGTTGGAGGCTGTAGACTTTGCAAGGAAGACGAACAAGTGGAAGTGtttgaaatgtttttgttgTGCATTGTTCTTTTTTGATTGGAAGGAGTTGCGCAGTCATGttttcttgaagcatcttgggGGTTTATCAGAGCAGCAAATGGAACTTGTGCCCTTTGGATTGGAAGATAGCTATGTTGAGGAGATTGAAAATGGGGTGTGGAAACCTGTGGATGTAGATAACATGGCGCAAGAATTGTCGACACTCAGACATTGCAAAAACGATGTGTACCAAGAAAAGTGTAAGATTTATAGCGATCAGAAGAAGTGGATGTTCTGTGATGATGCTCAGCGCCAAGAGTTGTTGAAGAAAATTCATCGATTGCTCAAGTTGTTCTTGAAGAATCAGTGCCTGGCACCGCGAATCTTGTCATGGATGTGGGACTATACTATTCAGGAGTTAGAAGAGAGTATGGAGCTAGGATTTAAGGATTTGGTTCCTATCCTAGAACAAACGCAAACACCCTTgtgtatttgctttttatggcTTGAGCAACTTGAGGTAGTGTTTGACTTTTTGGAAGAGCTGTCTAATGACTGTGATTTAGAGGACAATATCTCGGATGATGGAGGAGATAGCAAAGAGGAATTTTGTGATTATGAGCCCATTCATTTTAACAGCGACTCTTCATGCCTCATATTGGATAAGAAATTCATCAGATCAATGCTTGATGCAGGAGAGCATAGTAACATTGTTGCAGATGAGGGAACTGCAGTGATTCCTTTTGTGGATGACCCTGAAAAGGATATCCAGTTTGATCGTTATAGATTTGTGAATTGGTTGTTTGTGAGTGATAAGATTCAGGAGCTGCTAAATTCATGGATAAATCTCAGAAAACTTGATAAAGAACTAGCGGGGATGGTTTTCCAATTTGTTGACACAGAtcttagtttattaaaatacttcTGCGAAAGAAAATGCAGGTTGTTAGAGTACCAAGAAACGTTTACTGATGTTGAGAATATATGCCTTGAAGAATATAAGAGGAGGGAGGAAATATCGGAGTACAAAGAACAAAATTTCGCATCCCTGTTGGTTGAACGGCAAGATGAGCTTGTTGATGCTCAGTCTGATATCATAGGGGATGAGCATGCGTGTATATTAAATGTTCTGAGATTTGCGCAATATGTTGGTCATAAAAAGTTCGGACTTGATGAAACATTGATCAGCACTTACACTCAGTTCCCTGATTTGGAATGCCATGAGGATAAGGCGAATCGAGATATACTGGTAGATGTTTGTGTCAAAGAAGCAATAAAGATGGAGAAACAAAATGTGGTTAGAGAGGTGGACTGCAAGTTTGCAATTATAGCTCAACTTTATTAA